ATCAAGCAGCAGAATTTAGCGCCCAACTCCTCAATGTGTGGATGACAAATCTTGATCACCATCAAGCCAGAGTCGTAGGTAATACGTTAGGGCATACTTATCACAAGAGCCTTGCAAGGTTTATGGCCAAAAGCTACCTTGGTGATTACAGAGGCCCCAATGGATGGGTAAAAAGATTACAACAACTAGCAAAACTGGATTTTCAAATCGTTCAGTCCGCACCCAGAAGGAAGTACTTCAAGTTTCCAAGTAAGTTTGACAATGAGCTAAATTTTGTCTCTACTGTGGAAATTCCACAggttttaaattaaatgtgtcTTGTTTTGTGGCGCTTGTTTTCTCTAATTACAAAGGCTGAGGTTTGCGAGAGACCAACCACTTAAATGGTACATGTGGCCTATGGCAGCCCTCACAGATCCAAGCTTGTCAGGGCAAAGAGTTGAGCTCACAAAACGCATCTCTTTTGTCTACCTAATAGATGACATCTTTTATGTTTACAGGACAATGGAAGAACTTACTCTCTTCACAGAAGCAATCAACAGGTATGTATTTTTCTCAATATTGTCTGTGGTCTCCAGTTTTTTCCCAGCTCAGCAATGTAAAACAATTACGAGCGCTATCAGGTGGGATATTGCGGCTGCCAAGCAACTACCCTGCGAAAAACGGTATCATCACAATATTACCAACTATCAGCAAATTAGCTGATCAAAAAAGTGGTAATTTTGCGTGAAACTCCAAATGCATTATCGCTAACAGAGAGCTGATTTTGCAGTAGGCAAGTTTGTGCAATGTGTTCTTAGTTGAAGTGAAATGAGTTGCTTCTGGGCAGATGCCAAATGTAGAAGAGTACTTGAAGAACGGGATTATCAGCTCAGGGGTTCACGTGGTGTTGGTTCACACATTCTTTCTCATGGGTCATGGTATTAACAAGGAAAGTGTCGATATAGTGAATCATAATCCAGGAATTATAACTTCTGTAGCAACAATTCTTCGTCTTTTGGATGACTTGGGAAGTGCCAAGGTATGGTTTCTTTCCGAAAATGAAAAGACAAAGGACTCTATTATTCCAGGGCAAGCCACCCAAAAAGATCAAGAGGGACTGTATTGTCAAATTTTTCACGGACCTGCAGTAACTATCAGTTCAGCACTAATCTTATATGCTTGGAAATAAATGACAGGACGAGAATCAAGACGGGCATGACGGATCCTACGTCGAGTGCTACATGAAGGACCACAAGGGTTGTTCAGTTGAAAGCGCAAGAACGAAAGTGATTCACATGATTTCAGACGCATGGAAGCTGTTTAACCAGGAATGCCTACATCCAAGTCCATTTTCCACAACTTTCACCAAGGCTTGTCTTAATACTGCAAGGGTGGTTCCTCTGATGTACAGCTATGATGACAATCACAGCCTTCCAATCCTTGAGGAGCATATGAAGTCAATTCTTGACGGAAGTGTGTACTTgtaaaattcaagaaaaatatattaagTCAACTTGAGTAGACAATACTAAACTCCTAATACTGGCTGAAATAGAGTGTGGTAGGCCAAACATAACGACTCAGATTGGACTCCCTCGGGCACGGTCCGAGCCCAAGATGGCGCTTAGATCCAACGTCGCCGGAAGGGCACGCTTGGCAGTAGACCAAGCTCAGAGAAAGGTCTCATCCCATCGACCCGATGCCTCGGCCGCAAGAGGAATTATCCAGCTCAGCCAAAGAGTGGGGCTTGTAGATGGCCCCACCACTTCTCCGTCTCTCCGAGCCTTCCGCCTATGAGCTCGGCTGGAGATAGGGCTCGGCCCATTTCCAATACCACGCTCCACCCCATGCGCTGAAGCGGTTATGCCAAGAGATAATGATTGGTGCACATGGGGGTGCCAGCTAACACCagaaacggttaccagatctcaTCGGTGACATCACAATGACGTCAGCCGACCCATGCAAGGCACATGaccgtacttggagagcaagccacgcagactctataaataccaagtgAAGCAGCCCTAAAGAGGTACGCACAAAATCTCACACAAAAGCCCTAGTCTCTTGCTTTgctctctgcacattctcatccttTCGCCGGAGGGCtttgccgggcaaccccggccaggtcttagtcgtgcgttcactgtgtAGGTTAGGGCAAGTAGGCTAGGTAACTCTCAAACCAACTGAAGAAGAGCTTAGACCAATGATCAACGGGCCACACATAGAGAGCAGTGATATATAAAATAATTAACATGATGCTAAGAGAAGTGCAAATGCTCTTCCTTACCAATCTAATTGAATTGCGGCTCAAATTGGA
The sequence above is a segment of the Rhododendron vialii isolate Sample 1 chromosome 13a, ASM3025357v1 genome. Coding sequences within it:
- the LOC131313748 gene encoding probable terpene synthase 4 isoform X1 — translated: MMSSKEFIGVGTDVFKNIRDKEGKFKTELHADTRGLMGLYEASQLSIEGEDILDQAAEFSAQLLNVWMTNLDHHQARVVGNTLGHTYHKSLARFMAKSYLGDYRGPNGWVKRLQQLAKLDFQIVQSAPRRKYFKFPRQWKNLLSSQKQSTGMYFSQYCLWSPVFSQLSNVKQLRALSGGILRLPSNYPAKNGIITILPTISKLADQKSGNFA
- the LOC131313748 gene encoding probable terpene synthase 13 isoform X2, producing the protein MMSSKEFIGVGTDVFKNIRDKEGKFKTELHADTRGLMGLYEASQLSIEGEDILDQAAEFSAQLLNVWMTNLDHHQARVVGNTLGHTYHKSLARFMAKSYLGDYRGPNGWVKRLQQLAKLDFQIVQSAPRRKYFKFPRQWKNLLSSQKQSTVGKFVQCVLS